A genomic window from Rhodospirillaceae bacterium includes:
- a CDS encoding ABC transporter substrate-binding protein: MVVASLLLTTMFMTNSSYAAKIRIALAETPSDELAAFFIALDRAKANGLDYEWTAFADEELAIQAILSGQMDIGFGTPYSAMQRSKAPVRIIFQLSKLKFFPVSSPKYSKLEDLNGEPILLHSRGGGTDSIANVIEDKLGIKFGKRSYVPGSSNRIVALVSGQADATIVDMSNKNKLVRKHGTKYNVLPMFEVDASDEALFANLNWIKSNAKDVDIFVKALLSVYRDFHKDPTMVRKETDPDGPIGQLPKEVLAELDGFYTDAVAGGLFDQNGGGEKAAKADLEWYHKAGHLTGKLSDLKIDDFWYMKPLKDAMN, translated from the coding sequence CTGGTCGTCGCGTCGTTACTGTTAACGACAATGTTTATGACGAACAGTTCTTACGCCGCGAAAATTCGCATTGCCTTAGCCGAAACACCGTCAGACGAATTGGCGGCATTCTTTATCGCGCTGGACCGGGCGAAAGCCAACGGTCTTGATTATGAATGGACGGCGTTTGCCGATGAAGAGCTGGCCATTCAGGCAATCTTGAGCGGTCAGATGGATATTGGTTTCGGCACGCCTTATTCGGCGATGCAGAGATCCAAGGCCCCGGTACGGATCATTTTTCAGTTGTCCAAATTGAAATTCTTCCCCGTATCTTCACCAAAATACAGCAAGCTTGAAGACCTTAACGGCGAGCCGATCTTGCTGCACTCGCGCGGTGGCGGAACCGATTCCATCGCCAACGTCATCGAAGACAAGCTGGGCATTAAATTCGGTAAACGCTCGTATGTTCCGGGTAGTTCCAACAGGATTGTCGCCCTGGTCTCTGGTCAGGCGGACGCCACCATTGTTGACATGTCCAACAAGAACAAACTGGTCCGGAAGCATGGCACTAAATACAACGTGCTCCCCATGTTTGAAGTTGACGCCAGCGATGAAGCCCTTTTCGCCAACCTGAACTGGATCAAATCCAACGCCAAGGACGTCGATATTTTCGTCAAGGCGCTGCTCAGCGTCTACAGGGACTTCCATAAAGACCCGACGATGGTCAGAAAAGAAACCGACCCGGACGGACCGATCGGCCAGTTGCCGAAAGAAGTTCTTGCCGAACTGGACGGCTTCTACACCGATGCCGTGGCAGGTGGTCTGTTTGATCAGAACGGTGGCGGTGAAAAAGCCGCAAAGGCCGATCTGGAGTGGTACCACAAAGCCGGTCACCTGACTGGAAAGCTGTCGGATCTTAAGATCGATGATTTCTGGTACATGAAACCGCTTAAAGACGCCATGAACTAA
- a CDS encoding ABC transporter permease subunit, with protein MRHRALSLKILSSVLIFGAWEVAGRAGVSFAFPTFLESMAALWSLTIEGTIFTAYAETLKPLIVGVLISAFLGIGLGIWIGLSSKFDWLVSPIFIVMQSAPLAALIPLLIMVYGIGLTSKVFVVCIMAMPVIVLNTSGAVRNTSVSIIEMGQSFLGSRRDIIFKIIMPSASPIIFVGLRLGISAGFIGAILSELKITPTGVGDIISYSRSIADYPSMYAAIFSIILLAVLFLNVLERIEVMVFKGINKGLVSD; from the coding sequence ATGCGACACCGGGCTTTATCGCTAAAAATTCTGTCGTCCGTCTTGATCTTCGGGGCATGGGAAGTGGCCGGACGGGCAGGGGTGAGCTTTGCCTTCCCGACTTTTCTGGAATCCATGGCCGCGCTGTGGTCTCTGACGATTGAAGGGACCATATTCACAGCCTACGCTGAAACCTTGAAACCCCTTATTGTCGGTGTCTTGATCTCGGCGTTTCTGGGTATTGGCTTAGGGATCTGGATTGGCTTGAGCAGCAAGTTTGACTGGCTGGTCTCGCCCATATTTATTGTCATGCAATCAGCTCCATTGGCCGCCCTTATCCCGCTTTTGATTATGGTTTACGGTATTGGCTTGACCTCAAAAGTGTTCGTGGTTTGCATTATGGCCATGCCGGTAATCGTGTTGAATACCAGCGGCGCGGTACGCAACACCTCTGTTTCGATCATAGAGATGGGGCAATCCTTTCTTGGATCCAGGCGAGACATCATCTTTAAAATTATTATGCCTTCCGCCTCGCCAATCATTTTTGTGGGCCTGCGCCTAGGTATTTCGGCAGGCTTCATTGGCGCTATTCTTTCAGAGTTGAAAATCACACCAACGGGGGTTGGCGATATAATTTCCTACAGCCGCTCCATTGCCGATTACCCCAGCATGTACGCCGCTATTTTTTCCATCATTCTGTTGGCGGTTCTTTTTCTGAACGTTCTTGAGCGTATCGAAGTCATGGTGTTCAAGGGCATTAACAAGGGTTTGGTCTCTGACTGA
- a CDS encoding ABC transporter ATP-binding protein gives MNAISTSTNAVEVRNVFKNYGEVEALQDLSLEFPLGQLTSLLGPSGCGKTTLLKIIAGLLPADSGEILVGGETVTGPGPDRAFVFQDFALLPWASVIRNVAFGLELRNVAKSEREAIAEKYIADVGLSGFEQKFPHQLSGGMRQRVGLARALSVDAQVLLMDEPFSAVDEQTRRKFQEDLLDLVKHENKTFLFVTHSIEEAVYVSDQIALLLPRPSRVSEIIRPGGFRDKDINSIRRDSEYLDIVDKIWDSLRTYVE, from the coding sequence ATGAATGCTATATCGACATCAACCAACGCCGTAGAGGTTCGCAATGTCTTCAAGAACTACGGAGAAGTCGAGGCCTTGCAGGATTTATCCCTGGAATTTCCCCTGGGACAACTGACATCTTTGCTGGGGCCTTCGGGATGTGGAAAGACCACGCTACTGAAGATCATTGCAGGGCTGCTTCCCGCAGACAGTGGCGAAATTCTGGTGGGTGGCGAGACGGTCACAGGCCCCGGACCGGACCGGGCATTTGTTTTTCAGGATTTCGCCCTTCTGCCCTGGGCCAGCGTTATCAGAAATGTCGCCTTTGGCCTGGAACTGCGTAATGTGGCGAAATCCGAAAGGGAAGCTATTGCCGAAAAATATATTGCCGATGTTGGGTTAAGCGGCTTTGAGCAGAAATTCCCTCACCAGCTATCGGGCGGTATGCGCCAGCGGGTGGGCTTGGCAAGGGCGCTCAGCGTTGATGCCCAGGTATTGTTGATGGATGAACCGTTCTCCGCCGTTGATGAACAAACGCGCAGAAAATTCCAGGAAGACTTGCTGGATTTGGTGAAACACGAAAACAAGACATTCCTTTTCGTCACTCACTCAATTGAAGAGGCCGTTTATGTATCGGACCAAATCGCCCTGTTGTTGCCCCGCCCCAGCCGGGTTTCGGAAATCATTCGCCCGGGCGGGTTCCGGGACAAAGACATCAACAGCATCAGGCGGGATTCTGAATACCTTGATATCGTTGACAAAATTTGGGATTCACTACGCACTTACGTAGAGTAA
- a CDS encoding ABC transporter permease subunit, translating into MKAFGYQLPAMSSLLIWGLLWEIVGQLEMTFFLPALSEIFTTLTEIITTKPFIKALKETGQAFFLGTFYAITIGIPVGILMGKNRLIDELLLPWVNVFLSAPLTALVPVLMVLFGFGLKSIVITTTLFAIWIIILNARAGVKQINPALVEMAQSFGATPMDAFVKIYFWAALPEILSGVRIGFIRAVKGVIIGQLLISIVGFGALFELYSSQFLMSHFWAVLLVLFAMAFTISEFLALLERKVGYYASKR; encoded by the coding sequence ATGAAAGCATTCGGCTATCAGTTACCGGCGATGTCTTCCCTTCTGATTTGGGGGTTGCTGTGGGAAATAGTGGGTCAGTTGGAAATGACTTTCTTTCTGCCTGCCCTGTCGGAAATTTTTACGACATTAACTGAAATCATCACCACAAAACCGTTCATTAAGGCGTTGAAAGAAACCGGGCAGGCGTTTTTCCTGGGCACTTTTTACGCCATTACAATTGGCATCCCTGTCGGTATCCTGATGGGCAAAAACCGGCTGATCGATGAGTTGTTGCTGCCTTGGGTCAATGTGTTCCTCAGCGCGCCACTAACGGCGCTGGTTCCGGTTTTGATGGTTTTGTTCGGGTTCGGATTGAAATCTATTGTCATCACGACGACACTATTCGCCATCTGGATTATCATTTTGAACGCCCGGGCTGGCGTCAAACAGATTAATCCGGCGCTGGTGGAAATGGCCCAGTCCTTTGGCGCTACACCCATGGATGCTTTTGTGAAAATTTATTTCTGGGCCGCCCTGCCGGAAATTTTAAGTGGCGTTCGTATTGGTTTTATTCGTGCCGTCAAGGGCGTCATCATTGGCCAGCTTCTGATATCCATCGTTGGTTTTGGCGCCTTATTCGAGCTGTATTCGTCACAATTTCTTATGTCCCATTTTTGGGCCGTCTTACTGGTGTTGTTCGCCATGGCGTTCACCAT